A genome region from Schlesneria paludicola DSM 18645 includes the following:
- a CDS encoding response regulator, translated as MKQAASPGYRASTVNPRVLVVDDNPDITSTLAVLLREDGFETSVVHNGVDALTSVERYQPDVVLLDLNLPRMNGIQACAAIRQMDLTSQPAIIAMTGYGADRDVEFCLTNGFDGHSVKGRHVSELKALIHQLLARK; from the coding sequence ATGAAGCAAGCCGCATCTCCTGGATATCGCGCCTCCACTGTCAATCCCCGAGTCCTTGTCGTTGATGACAATCCTGACATCACTTCGACGTTGGCGGTACTTTTACGAGAGGATGGATTCGAGACGTCGGTGGTCCACAATGGTGTCGATGCATTGACATCGGTTGAGAGGTATCAGCCCGACGTTGTCCTGCTTGATCTGAACCTGCCCAGGATGAATGGCATTCAAGCTTGCGCGGCCATTAGGCAAATGGACCTGACGTCCCAACCTGCCATCATTGCCATGACAGGCTACGGCGCGGATCGAGACGTGGAGTTCTGTCTCACGAATGGCTTCGATGGACATTCTGTTAAGGGGCGGCATGTCTCAGAACTGAAGGCCTTGATCCATCAGCTCCTTGCGAGAAAGTGA
- a CDS encoding DUF4269 domain-containing protein — MKTEPAFAQALGLQSDPYESLLTLETATVPTSQP, encoded by the coding sequence ATGAAAACCGAGCCCGCCTTCGCACAGGCTCTGGGTCTGCAAAGCGACCCCTACGAATCCCTGCTGACGCTCGAGACGGCCACCGTCCCGACCTCGCAGCCTTAG
- a CDS encoding transglutaminase-like domain-containing protein has protein sequence MILESETVIQIKVGYELVFDCPQPTPMLLMLNIHFSHAYEIVKPDQLVVSPSVDIQCYRDGFGNWCSRLEAPAGRTKISTSAVVRCNGTVDAVALEARQHPVWELPEETLVYLLASRYCETDLLMQTAWSLFGGTPLGWSRVQAVCDFVHNHIRFDYTKARATRTAVEAYNERVGVCRDYAHLAVALCRCLNIPARYCTGYVGDIGRPYNPAPMDFAGWIEVFLGGRWYTFDPRNNDARMGRVLIARGRDAVDVAISTTFGPNTLASFSVIYEQLADPGS, from the coding sequence ATGATTCTGGAAAGCGAGACCGTCATTCAGATTAAGGTTGGATACGAACTGGTTTTTGATTGCCCGCAACCGACGCCGATGTTGCTGATGCTGAACATTCATTTCAGTCATGCGTATGAGATCGTCAAGCCGGACCAACTCGTCGTCAGTCCGTCAGTCGACATTCAGTGTTATCGCGATGGATTTGGGAATTGGTGCAGTCGGCTTGAGGCGCCTGCCGGTCGCACGAAGATCAGTACGTCGGCCGTTGTTCGTTGCAATGGAACGGTTGATGCCGTTGCCTTGGAGGCGCGTCAGCATCCGGTCTGGGAGTTGCCTGAAGAGACTTTGGTCTATTTGCTCGCCAGTCGGTATTGTGAGACCGATTTGTTAATGCAGACGGCATGGAGCTTGTTTGGCGGCACGCCACTGGGGTGGTCTCGCGTGCAAGCGGTGTGTGATTTCGTCCACAACCATATTCGCTTCGATTACACGAAGGCTCGAGCCACGCGCACGGCTGTCGAAGCCTACAACGAGCGGGTCGGCGTTTGTCGCGACTATGCACATCTGGCGGTGGCACTCTGTCGTTGCCTGAACATTCCCGCGCGGTATTGCACGGGGTATGTGGGTGATATTGGCCGTCCGTACAACCCGGCTCCCATGGATTTTGCGGGATGGATCGAGGTGTTTCTTGGCGGTCGGTGGTACACATTTGATCCGCGCAACAATGATGCGCGGATGGGACGGGTGTTGATTGCGCGGGGCCGCGATGCGGTCGATGTGGCCATCAGTACCACCTTCGGTCCAAATACGCTCGCAAGTTTCTCGGTCATCTATGAACAACTCGCCGACCCAGGTTCCTGA
- a CDS encoding LysM peptidoglycan-binding domain-containing protein: MKTKSHSVKAGETLASIAKHEYDDAHLYRALARYNRIVNADVIKVGQVIQLPLMEDLKNHSKVAPTSAGNSFEHQSSAKASASSSTRPTRAGPKSAAVKGGKFKATPAVVVVVKKATDEELMSWVYFGRLPLSGGSVPVDRGRRFPKEQLKDFAKFKDFMTGVEQEAYNRKLPVYGKESFPVKGTEPLDGMGNVVTRNMLLNSQ; encoded by the coding sequence ATGAAAACAAAGTCGCACTCGGTTAAGGCTGGCGAAACATTGGCGTCAATCGCAAAACATGAATATGACGACGCTCATTTGTATCGAGCGCTTGCGCGTTACAACCGAATCGTTAATGCAGATGTCATCAAGGTTGGGCAAGTCATCCAATTGCCTTTGATGGAAGACCTTAAAAATCACTCGAAAGTTGCGCCGACTTCGGCCGGCAATTCATTTGAACATCAGAGTTCGGCGAAAGCATCCGCCTCGTCGTCAACTCGGCCAACGCGAGCCGGTCCAAAGTCTGCTGCGGTCAAAGGGGGCAAATTCAAGGCGACTCCTGCCGTCGTCGTTGTCGTCAAAAAAGCGACTGATGAAGAACTGATGTCTTGGGTTTACTTCGGGAGATTGCCGTTGTCGGGCGGAAGCGTTCCCGTCGATCGAGGACGTCGGTTTCCCAAAGAGCAACTGAAGGACTTTGCAAAGTTCAAAGATTTCATGACTGGCGTTGAGCAAGAGGCTTATAACCGAAAATTGCCTGTGTACGGCAAAGAATCGTTCCCCGTGAAGGGCACCGAGCCGCTTGATGGAATGGGAAACGTGGTCACTCGCAACATGCTCTTGAATAGTCAGTAA
- a CDS encoding DUF4269 domain-containing protein, protein MRPDYEIVLNELDLLSILQEYRPIVIGTPPLGLEVPSSDIDVACSASDLSQFRQFATQQFGTRPQFQCRTIEARGEPSVVASFDSHGWQIELFCQSTPVESQWGVRHFLIEQRLLKLEPRLRPLILQRKQSGMKTEPAFAQVLSLPGDPYESLLTLETATDPDLAALAAASLHNHRIISTES, encoded by the coding sequence ATGCGACCGGACTATGAAATCGTGCTCAACGAATTGGACCTGCTCTCGATCCTTCAAGAGTATCGGCCCATCGTGATTGGAACGCCGCCTCTCGGGCTCGAAGTTCCCTCCAGTGACATTGATGTCGCCTGCAGCGCGTCCGATCTGTCGCAATTCCGCCAGTTCGCGACCCAGCAATTCGGCACCAGACCGCAATTTCAATGTCGCACCATCGAGGCACGCGGCGAACCCTCGGTGGTCGCCTCTTTTGACTCGCACGGGTGGCAGATAGAGTTGTTTTGCCAATCAACCCCCGTCGAATCACAATGGGGAGTCCGACATTTTCTGATCGAGCAGCGCCTGCTGAAACTCGAACCACGCCTGAGGCCATTGATCCTGCAGCGAAAACAATCCGGCATGAAAACCGAACCCGCATTCGCACAGGTCCTGAGCCTGCCTGGCGACCCCTATGAATCCCTGCTGACGCTCGAGACAGCCACCGATCCCGACCTCGCAGCCTTGGCCGCCGCATCGCTCCACAACCACCGCATCATCTCGACCGAGTCATAA
- a CDS encoding cysteine hydrolase family protein — protein sequence MPAINPDLHGNAPDKCGLALLLIDVINDFDFPEGEQLLSQAQGIAPAIARLAQKARSIGVPVHYVNDNFGRWRSDLRAQIAHCLHDEGRGENFVRQLRPEEGDYFVLKPKHSGFFSTTLETLLRYHGAERLIVTGIATNIRVLFTPNDAYMRDFSLIVPSDCVASNTTELNRFALDEMRTILKADLRRSDAIELRQKT from the coding sequence ATGCCAGCCATTAATCCCGACTTGCATGGGAATGCGCCTGATAAGTGTGGCCTGGCACTGCTCCTCATTGATGTGATTAACGACTTCGATTTCCCAGAAGGAGAGCAACTGCTGTCGCAGGCACAGGGTATCGCACCAGCGATCGCGAGACTGGCTCAAAAGGCTCGGTCAATCGGAGTTCCTGTCCATTACGTGAACGATAACTTCGGTCGATGGCGTTCTGATCTCCGGGCGCAAATCGCGCATTGCCTGCACGACGAAGGACGAGGGGAAAATTTCGTTCGGCAGCTTCGTCCTGAGGAAGGCGATTACTTCGTGTTGAAGCCGAAACACTCTGGCTTCTTCTCGACGACTTTAGAGACACTGCTCAGATATCATGGTGCCGAAAGATTGATCGTCACGGGAATCGCAACGAACATCCGCGTGCTCTTCACACCCAATGACGCCTACATGCGAGATTTTTCGCTCATCGTGCCTTCTGATTGCGTTGCATCGAACACCACAGAATTGAATCGATTTGCGTTGGACGAAATGCGTACGATTCTCAAGGCCGATCTTCGCCGTTCAGACGCAATCGAACTGCGGCAGAAGACATGA
- a CDS encoding CocE/NonD family hydrolase translates to MRHALILLLIWTIAGPNTLWGDTPPTITRKTIKVPMRDGVLLATDVYSLPDTPRGPVLLMRSPYNKLGGKSAAERFAAAGYIAVVQDCRGRHESEGTFVPYNNEGQDGFDTIEWLTQQTWCNGQIGMWGSSYVGATQWQAAVEHPPGLVTITPTATFSSFYRNLYLGGAVRLSLITGWASSQSVRPANAELTKDWNHTIRFLPLSNIDREIGWPIPWLEGMLTHTTPNGYWKRLDMTDEITDLKMPIQHVVGVYDFFSRESVNNFVRMQKQAKDPETRRTQQLILGPWDHGTIGKSKVGEIDFGPRAELDALGENLAWFDRVLKPNSAAASKPIPAVRYFSMGDNAWHEAATWPPHSTDPTRFYLHSEGRANTSQGNGRLDRHPPQADEPADAFRADPDNPVPACPVTSSRDLFAATWAPVDQRTIEERNDVLVYSTEPLKEPLTFAGDAQLELFVSADTPDADWVAKLIDVHPNGFSQNLAVGILRGRFRDSEQSPTLLQPDQVYRLLIDLGPIAAQLQPGHRLRIDICGSYFPLFDRNPNTGEGPFGKKTTISTEKVYHGLKTGSRLLLPCLP, encoded by the coding sequence ATGCGACACGCCTTGATCCTTCTCCTGATCTGGACGATTGCCGGACCGAACACCCTCTGGGGCGACACGCCTCCGACGATCACTCGGAAGACCATCAAAGTTCCGATGCGGGATGGCGTTCTTCTGGCCACGGACGTCTATTCCCTGCCCGACACTCCGCGCGGTCCCGTGCTGCTGATGCGCTCACCCTACAACAAACTCGGTGGAAAATCGGCAGCCGAACGATTCGCCGCCGCGGGATACATTGCCGTCGTACAGGATTGCCGTGGACGACATGAATCCGAAGGGACCTTCGTCCCCTACAACAACGAAGGGCAGGATGGATTTGACACAATCGAATGGCTAACGCAACAGACCTGGTGCAACGGCCAGATCGGAATGTGGGGCAGTTCGTATGTCGGAGCCACGCAATGGCAGGCCGCGGTCGAACATCCGCCCGGCCTGGTCACGATCACCCCCACCGCGACCTTCAGCAGCTTCTATCGCAATCTGTATCTGGGCGGCGCGGTGCGATTGTCATTGATCACCGGCTGGGCCTCGTCACAGTCCGTCCGGCCTGCTAATGCCGAATTGACCAAGGACTGGAATCACACCATTCGTTTCCTCCCGCTGAGCAACATCGATCGCGAGATCGGCTGGCCCATCCCCTGGCTGGAAGGCATGCTGACACACACGACACCAAATGGCTATTGGAAGCGGCTCGACATGACGGACGAAATCACCGATCTGAAAATGCCCATCCAGCATGTCGTCGGAGTCTATGACTTTTTCTCTCGCGAATCGGTCAACAATTTCGTCCGCATGCAGAAGCAGGCGAAAGATCCAGAAACGCGACGAACTCAGCAGTTGATTCTCGGCCCTTGGGATCACGGCACCATTGGAAAATCGAAAGTCGGTGAGATCGATTTCGGTCCACGCGCAGAACTTGATGCGTTGGGAGAAAACCTGGCATGGTTTGATCGAGTCCTCAAGCCAAATTCCGCGGCCGCATCCAAGCCGATTCCCGCCGTTCGTTATTTCTCGATGGGAGACAACGCCTGGCACGAAGCCGCCACATGGCCACCGCATTCCACCGATCCCACTCGCTTTTACCTCCACTCCGAAGGCCGCGCGAACACCAGCCAGGGCAATGGCCGCTTGGATCGACACCCTCCTCAGGCCGACGAACCCGCCGACGCGTTCCGGGCCGATCCAGACAACCCAGTGCCCGCCTGTCCCGTCACGTCGTCCCGCGATCTCTTTGCCGCCACGTGGGCACCGGTCGATCAACGGACCATCGAAGAACGAAACGATGTGCTGGTCTATTCGACCGAGCCTCTCAAAGAACCCCTCACATTTGCCGGTGACGCCCAACTGGAACTGTTCGTTTCGGCCGACACCCCGGATGCGGATTGGGTTGCAAAATTGATTGACGTGCATCCCAACGGTTTCTCGCAAAATCTGGCCGTCGGCATTCTGCGAGGCCGTTTCCGCGACTCAGAGCAATCCCCGACGCTCTTGCAACCGGATCAAGTTTATCGATTGCTCATCGACCTGGGCCCGATCGCCGCACAACTTCAACCGGGACATCGCCTGCGCATCGATATTTGCGGCAGCTACTTTCCCTTGTTCGACCGCAATCCCAACACTGGCGAGGGACCATTTGGAAAGAAGACGACGATCTCAACCGAAAAAGTCTATCATGGCTTGAAAACAGGCTCGCGACTTTTGCTGCCTTGTCTGCCTTGA
- a CDS encoding zinc-dependent alcohol dehydrogenase → MKALCWHKVGDVRVDTVPDPKIQDPRDAIIKITASGICGSDLHLLNGYVPTMASGDILGHEPMGEVVEVGSAIRNLKIGDRVVVPFTISCGSCFFCQKQLYSCCDNSNPNADQAKVAMGHAPAGLFGFSHLFGGFSGGQAEFLRVPYADIGPLKIESGLPDEKVLFLSDIFPTGYMAAENCGIEAGDTVAVWSCGPVAQFAIQSCWMMGAERVIAIDRVAERLELARTYGKAEVINFEKENVAVRLDEMTKGRGPDRCIDAVGCEAHAAGMTGAAYDALKSSVSMSTDRGYVLQQAIMSCRKGGTISVPGAYAGYPDKLPFGAFMNKGLTMKSGQTHMQKYMKPLLKKIEDGLIDPSAIITHRVKLADAPEAYKTFRDKKEGCIKVVLTP, encoded by the coding sequence ATGAAAGCTCTCTGTTGGCACAAGGTTGGCGACGTTCGAGTCGACACGGTTCCCGATCCCAAGATCCAGGATCCTCGCGATGCAATTATCAAAATTACCGCAAGCGGTATCTGCGGTTCAGACTTGCACCTTCTCAATGGGTACGTCCCCACGATGGCGAGCGGCGATATTCTCGGTCACGAACCGATGGGTGAAGTGGTCGAAGTGGGAAGTGCCATTCGCAATTTGAAAATCGGAGACCGCGTCGTCGTACCGTTTACCATCTCGTGCGGAAGCTGCTTCTTTTGTCAAAAACAGCTTTATTCCTGCTGTGACAACTCGAATCCGAATGCGGATCAAGCGAAAGTCGCAATGGGCCATGCCCCCGCAGGGTTATTCGGCTTTTCGCATCTCTTTGGCGGCTTCTCGGGCGGACAGGCAGAATTTCTTCGCGTCCCCTATGCGGATATCGGCCCGTTGAAAATCGAATCGGGACTTCCCGACGAAAAGGTTTTATTCCTGTCCGATATCTTTCCCACGGGTTACATGGCAGCCGAGAACTGCGGGATCGAAGCCGGTGACACGGTCGCCGTCTGGAGTTGCGGACCTGTCGCGCAGTTCGCCATTCAAAGTTGCTGGATGATGGGTGCTGAAAGGGTCATCGCAATCGATCGCGTTGCGGAACGTCTCGAACTTGCTCGAACGTACGGAAAAGCGGAAGTCATCAATTTTGAGAAGGAAAACGTCGCCGTTCGCTTGGATGAGATGACAAAAGGACGCGGTCCAGATCGATGCATTGATGCTGTAGGCTGCGAAGCGCACGCCGCCGGAATGACCGGTGCCGCATATGATGCACTCAAATCGTCGGTCAGCATGTCAACAGACCGAGGCTATGTCCTTCAGCAGGCGATTATGAGCTGTCGAAAAGGAGGAACCATCTCCGTTCCCGGTGCCTATGCAGGCTACCCCGATAAGCTTCCTTTCGGAGCCTTCATGAACAAGGGCCTGACAATGAAATCGGGCCAAACGCACATGCAAAAATATATGAAACCGCTTTTGAAGAAGATCGAAGACGGCTTGATCGATCCGTCAGCGATCATCACGCATCGCGTGAAGCTCGCCGATGCCCCCGAAGCGTATAAGACATTCCGAGACAAAAAAGAGGGCTGCATCAAAGTTGTGCTAACACCATAA
- a CDS encoding hybrid sensor histidine kinase/response regulator — MKTLVKTYGVTVLAVVIATVVRWVLNPLLGSEAPFSTFIIAVVFVAWWQGFWETVLAIALGFVAAAVFFVPLPLSLFEISVPAFSRFGMYLLICGAIATFGENARRAQRSTQDARDLAEQRAEMLRITFASIGDAVITTDGLGNVSYLNSVAETLTGWASSEASGQPLQTVFQIVNEASRQAVHNPAFKALKLGVIVGLANHTVLIAKDGVEHPIDDSAAPIFNKNGEIVGCVLVFRDVTERKQQQKQLEDALSRLESTLVAGEIGTWEFDISQNAVRADQNLARMFGVSSQDASGGPLEAFTRVIHPDDHPRVAESIGRAIESGTNFESEYRVIDSNQSIRWVIARGRIERDATGKAVRLPGVVVDITQQRMAEERLRASEERRRQALDSAELGAWHLDPATMSLSTDERFRAIFGVKDGHLPYEAAVALIHEEDRPRVQQAVDAATRAVNPLPYEVDYRVILPNGELRWVFAKGRANYSQRGTVRQLVSFDGTVADITERKRMENDLRQLAADLSEADHRKDEFLATLAHELRNPLAPIRSGLEVMRLAGRDPGSVEQARRMMERQLTQLVRLVDDLMDVSRISQGKLELRTEPLDLATVIHSAIETSKGLIDEMGHQLIVELSSQPVIVQADLTRLAQVFMNLVNNSAKYSNCGSRIWITTTLRERDVVVTVQDEGIGIAPDHLPIVFDLFSQIEHSLTKAQGGLGIGLSLVKRLVEMHGGHVEARSEGTGKGSQFSVTLPLLTKKPDIEVPTADNGSITSTTLRILVVDDNRDGADSLSMMLTFLGNQIRTAYDGAEAVVAAEEFQPNVILLDIGLPKLNGYEACARIRALPGGKDVIIIALTGWGADEDRNRTRAAGFNHHIVKPVDPQLLMKMLAEIP, encoded by the coding sequence TTGAAAACGTTGGTGAAAACGTACGGTGTGACGGTTCTCGCAGTGGTGATCGCCACGGTCGTCCGTTGGGTGCTGAATCCGCTCCTGGGCAGTGAAGCCCCTTTTTCGACATTCATCATCGCGGTTGTGTTTGTCGCCTGGTGGCAAGGATTCTGGGAAACTGTCCTGGCGATCGCTCTCGGCTTTGTCGCGGCCGCAGTCTTCTTCGTGCCTTTGCCGCTTTCCCTGTTTGAGATCTCCGTTCCGGCGTTCAGTCGGTTTGGAATGTATCTGCTCATTTGTGGTGCCATCGCGACGTTTGGAGAGAACGCCCGGAGGGCTCAACGAAGCACGCAAGACGCCAGGGATCTAGCTGAGCAACGCGCGGAAATGCTTCGGATCACATTCGCCAGTATTGGTGACGCAGTGATCACGACGGATGGGCTTGGCAACGTCAGCTATTTGAATAGCGTAGCCGAGACGTTGACGGGATGGGCCAGTTCCGAGGCATCGGGACAACCGTTGCAAACCGTGTTTCAAATCGTCAACGAAGCGAGCCGACAGGCCGTTCACAATCCTGCTTTTAAAGCGCTGAAACTTGGTGTCATTGTCGGACTGGCGAATCATACGGTTCTGATCGCGAAAGACGGAGTTGAGCATCCGATTGATGATAGTGCCGCGCCGATCTTCAACAAAAATGGCGAGATCGTCGGTTGTGTGCTCGTGTTTCGCGATGTCACCGAACGGAAACAGCAGCAAAAACAATTGGAGGACGCACTGTCTCGATTGGAGTCGACACTGGTTGCCGGAGAGATCGGAACCTGGGAGTTTGACATCTCTCAGAACGCCGTTCGCGCCGACCAAAATCTGGCTCGAATGTTTGGTGTGTCATCGCAGGACGCTTCTGGCGGACCTCTCGAAGCATTTACGCGAGTGATCCATCCCGACGATCATCCGCGTGTTGCAGAATCCATTGGTCGTGCGATCGAAAGCGGAACGAATTTCGAATCGGAATATCGTGTCATCGATTCCAACCAATCGATTCGTTGGGTGATTGCCCGAGGGCGAATTGAGCGCGATGCGACGGGGAAGGCGGTTCGGCTGCCGGGTGTTGTGGTAGATATTACGCAGCAGAGAATGGCCGAAGAGCGACTTCGAGCGAGTGAAGAACGTCGAAGGCAAGCGTTGGACTCTGCGGAACTGGGTGCCTGGCATCTTGACCCGGCGACGATGTCACTTTCGACTGATGAGCGTTTTCGAGCCATCTTCGGGGTCAAGGACGGTCATCTTCCCTACGAGGCGGCGGTCGCTTTGATTCACGAAGAGGATCGACCCCGAGTTCAGCAGGCGGTTGATGCTGCCACCCGTGCCGTGAATCCGCTCCCTTACGAAGTGGACTACCGGGTCATCCTTCCGAATGGCGAACTTCGCTGGGTCTTTGCCAAAGGACGGGCAAACTACAGCCAACGCGGAACCGTACGGCAATTGGTCAGCTTCGATGGAACCGTTGCAGATATCACAGAACGCAAAAGAATGGAGAACGATTTGCGGCAGCTCGCTGCGGATTTGTCAGAGGCAGATCACCGCAAAGATGAGTTTTTGGCGACACTGGCCCATGAGCTGCGCAATCCTTTGGCTCCCATTCGCAGCGGTCTCGAAGTGATGCGTCTGGCGGGGCGTGACCCCGGGTCTGTTGAACAGGCTCGGCGGATGATGGAGCGGCAGCTCACGCAACTAGTGCGGCTTGTCGATGATCTGATGGACGTCAGTCGCATCAGCCAGGGGAAACTCGAACTGCGGACGGAACCACTCGATCTTGCGACGGTCATTCATAGCGCGATCGAAACGAGTAAAGGTTTGATCGACGAGATGGGGCATCAGTTGATTGTGGAGTTGTCTTCACAGCCGGTGATCGTGCAAGCCGATTTGACCCGGTTGGCTCAGGTGTTTATGAACCTTGTGAACAATTCGGCCAAATACAGCAATTGTGGCAGCCGGATCTGGATCACGACGACACTGCGCGAACGAGATGTCGTCGTCACCGTTCAAGACGAAGGAATCGGGATTGCGCCGGATCACTTGCCGATCGTGTTTGATTTGTTCTCGCAAATTGAGCACTCGCTGACAAAAGCCCAGGGTGGGTTGGGGATCGGATTGTCATTGGTGAAGCGACTGGTCGAAATGCACGGCGGGCACGTTGAGGCGCGGAGCGAAGGGACGGGCAAGGGAAGCCAATTTTCGGTGACATTGCCGTTGCTGACGAAGAAGCCGGATATCGAGGTGCCCACCGCGGACAACGGTTCCATCACTTCAACGACGTTGCGGATTCTGGTTGTTGACGACAATCGCGACGGGGCGGATAGTCTCTCGATGATGTTGACGTTTTTGGGGAATCAGATTCGGACGGCCTACGACGGCGCCGAAGCCGTTGTGGCGGCCGAGGAGTTTCAGCCCAATGTGATTTTGCTGGACATCGGACTGCCTAAGCTCAATGGGTATGAAGCCTGTGCACGGATACGCGCGTTGCCGGGTGGCAAGGATGTGATCATTATCGCACTCACGGGGTGGGGCGCGGATGAGGACCGGAACCGGACGCGGGCTGCTGGATTTAATCATCACATCGTGAAACCCGTCGACCCGCAATTGCTCATGAAAATGCTCGCCGAGATTCCATGA
- a CDS encoding phosphatidylinositol-specific phospholipase C/glycerophosphodiester phosphodiesterase family protein, with protein MRHIRRQLHGPLGDPVHPPTAASLMTRQPRAYWMVLVLSLMASGGPSLVVADDASAVIPFKQAHAHNDYLHARPLQDALDQGFGSVEADIFLKGDQLLIGHEEKDLLPGRTLESLYLDPLRERIRSRKGWVYGPGFHFSLLIDVKTDADETYTVLDRTLTRYADILSVTQNRRFERKAVTIVLSGNRARDLITKQPIRYVGIDGRPEDLDLQFAAELMPWISARWGALFTWKGEGPLPADERAKLVDLVTRAHERGQQVRFWATPENELAWKELLSAKVDLINTDNLVGLRKFLISQSLDSPTP; from the coding sequence ATGCGCCACATCAGACGCCAACTGCATGGTCCGCTAGGTGATCCGGTACACCCGCCCACGGCAGCGTCCCTCATGACGCGCCAGCCCAGGGCATACTGGATGGTGCTCGTGCTCAGTCTTATGGCCTCAGGAGGCCCGTCCTTAGTCGTCGCGGATGACGCGTCTGCCGTGATTCCCTTCAAACAGGCCCATGCACACAACGACTACTTGCACGCTCGTCCGCTGCAAGACGCGCTCGACCAAGGATTCGGCAGTGTCGAAGCCGACATCTTCCTGAAGGGCGATCAACTGTTGATCGGTCACGAAGAAAAAGACCTGCTGCCAGGACGCACCTTGGAGTCGCTTTACCTCGATCCACTCCGCGAACGAATTCGATCGCGCAAAGGTTGGGTCTATGGTCCAGGCTTCCATTTCTCACTCTTGATCGACGTCAAAACAGACGCCGACGAGACATACACGGTGCTGGACCGAACTCTCACCCGCTACGCCGACATCCTTTCTGTAACGCAAAACCGCCGCTTCGAACGAAAGGCGGTGACGATCGTCCTCAGCGGAAACCGCGCCCGCGACCTCATCACGAAGCAACCCATACGCTATGTCGGCATCGACGGCCGTCCCGAAGATCTCGATTTGCAGTTCGCCGCCGAGTTGATGCCGTGGATCAGCGCCCGCTGGGGCGCACTCTTCACCTGGAAGGGCGAAGGACCATTGCCAGCCGACGAACGAGCGAAACTGGTCGATCTGGTCACACGCGCTCATGAACGCGGCCAACAGGTCCGCTTCTGGGCCACCCCCGAAAACGAACTCGCGTGGAAAGAACTGCTGTCGGCCAAAGTCGATCTCATTAACACCGACAACTTAGTTGGCTTACGCAAGTTCCTGATCTCGCAATCACTCGATTCGCCCACACCGTGA